The Amaranthus tricolor cultivar Red isolate AtriRed21 chromosome 6, ASM2621246v1, whole genome shotgun sequence genome has a segment encoding these proteins:
- the LOC130814690 gene encoding uncharacterized protein LOC130814690, giving the protein MAPPSGRAVSHVWSYFTKEPTENPDIFLCTCQICESQGVKPLVSCSFTRGGGTGSFNKHLAKKHGITKETHAASGSGTTSGSRQTQWDIPSTGRRVLDEKRSRLAPHSIQICVCKKDWDQAEIRTQGLRNDDDQDEDDDPWMMMDTSASSSGGESAEASNQPHDDDEDE; this is encoded by the exons atggcacctcctagtggtagagctgtttcacatgtgtggtcgtatttcacaaaagaaccaaccgagaatccagatattttcttatgcacttgtcaaatttgtgaaagtcaaggagtaaagcccttagtttcatgcagtttcaccagag gtggtggtacgggatcttttaacaaacatttggcaaagaagcatggaatcacaaaagaaactcatgcagcaagcgggagcgggaccacaagtggaagccgacagacacaatgggacattcccagcacag gtagaagagttttggacgaaaagcgatctcgtcttgctccacatagtattcaaatatgtgtttgcaagaaagattgggatcaagcggagattcgaacacaaggactaaggaatgatgatgatcaagacgaagatgatgatccatggatgatgatggatacatctgcatcatcgtcaggaggagagtcagcggaagcatctaatcaaccacatgatgatgacgaagacgaatag